A genomic region of Dickeya solani IPO 2222 contains the following coding sequences:
- a CDS encoding SDR family oxidoreductase, translating into MKTILITGATGFLGGAVMEKALQDRKTENLFMLVRADNKQAGLKRIINNLRKFDISESLLSRLTEDNIIVGDLAEPESFLQHPALDSVTHVINSAAIASFGNNPLIWKVNVEGTLAFAKRMSQVKSLQKFIQIGTAMSCVPDQDEVVEESNLLDTEKSHIVEYTLSKATIENLMREHCPTMPLLIVRPSIIVGHSRLGCKPSSSIYWVFEMAMKLQRFMCSLDDKIDVIPVDFCAEAILMLLHNEQAVDDIYHISAGEASSVSFSEVDMAMAQAASRPPMGEDYRQVSYHDLIKLRSSFSELYGPCNERLMLRAMRLYGSFAQLNVKFSNRKLLQLGMKTPPRFTEYVGKCVETTRQFSVPELMTVDFK; encoded by the coding sequence ATGAAAACAATACTCATCACCGGAGCAACAGGCTTTCTGGGCGGTGCTGTCATGGAAAAAGCGTTACAGGACAGGAAAACTGAAAATCTGTTTATGTTGGTCAGAGCCGACAATAAACAGGCCGGACTTAAACGAATCATAAATAACCTGCGTAAATTTGATATTTCTGAATCATTACTATCGCGTCTGACGGAAGACAATATTATTGTCGGCGATTTAGCTGAACCGGAATCTTTCCTTCAACATCCAGCGCTGGACAGCGTCACCCACGTTATCAACAGCGCGGCAATCGCCTCTTTTGGCAACAATCCGCTGATCTGGAAAGTGAATGTGGAAGGCACGCTGGCCTTTGCCAAACGGATGAGCCAGGTTAAATCGCTGCAAAAATTCATCCAGATCGGCACCGCGATGTCCTGCGTACCGGATCAGGACGAGGTGGTGGAGGAATCCAACCTGCTGGATACGGAAAAATCGCACATCGTCGAATACACCCTGTCCAAAGCCACCATCGAAAACCTGATGCGTGAGCACTGCCCGACCATGCCGCTGCTGATTGTGCGCCCGTCGATCATCGTCGGTCATTCGCGTCTGGGTTGTAAGCCGTCCAGCAGCATCTATTGGGTGTTCGAGATGGCAATGAAACTCCAGAGATTCATGTGCTCGCTTGACGATAAAATCGATGTCATCCCGGTGGATTTCTGCGCCGAAGCCATCCTGATGCTGTTGCACAACGAGCAGGCGGTTGATGATATCTACCATATTTCCGCTGGCGAAGCCTCCAGCGTGAGTTTCAGCGAAGTAGATATGGCGATGGCGCAAGCGGCGTCACGCCCACCGATGGGTGAGGACTACCGTCAGGTGAGCTACCACGACCTGATCAAACTGCGCAGCAGCTTCAGCGAGCTGTACGGCCCCTGCAACGAGCGCCTGATGCTGCGCGCCATGCGTCTGTACGGTTCGTTCGCCCAGTTGAATGTCAAATTCAGCAACCGCAAGCTGTTGCAACTGGGCATGAAAACCCCGCCGCGCTTTACCGAATATGTGGGTAAGTGCGTCGAAACCACCCGTCAGTTCAGCGTGCCGGAACTGATGACGGTGGATTTCAAATAA
- a CDS encoding MipA/OmpV family protein, whose amino-acid sequence MIVRHIPFYIATLFFAGSNISWADDGAPGQQDGVTLGLAAHNAPRYSGSDERRWDMLPVIQARQGAFFFDTAKGAGYDLQFGQFYLEHTLGYAIGRTDKKSSFRSGSDKLRGMGDIDSVLNTAVAMGWQFTDQLSVEAKAILPLTDSQGVQYQTSLTGILFQDKSDTLGAQGTLLFGDARYNNLFYGVSQQQSQNSGYRAYQAGSGLYGQSASLFWTHQFDPHWAATLSGSYTRLNDKASNSPIVFRADQGEGTFAVTYTF is encoded by the coding sequence ATGATAGTGCGACATATTCCTTTTTATATAGCTACTCTTTTCTTCGCCGGCAGCAACATCAGTTGGGCCGACGATGGTGCGCCCGGTCAGCAAGACGGCGTCACCCTCGGCCTCGCCGCCCACAATGCGCCGCGCTACAGCGGCTCGGATGAACGCCGTTGGGATATGCTGCCGGTGATTCAGGCTCGTCAGGGCGCTTTCTTTTTCGATACCGCCAAAGGCGCGGGTTATGACCTGCAGTTCGGCCAGTTCTATCTTGAGCACACGCTGGGCTACGCCATCGGGCGGACCGACAAGAAATCCTCTTTCCGCTCCGGTTCCGACAAACTGCGCGGCATGGGCGACATTGACAGCGTACTGAACACCGCCGTGGCGATGGGCTGGCAATTTACCGACCAGTTGTCGGTGGAAGCGAAGGCGATTCTGCCGCTGACCGACAGTCAGGGCGTGCAATACCAGACATCGCTGACCGGCATCCTGTTCCAGGACAAATCGGATACGCTGGGCGCTCAGGGCACCTTGCTGTTCGGCGACGCCCGCTATAACAACCTGTTTTACGGCGTCAGCCAACAGCAGAGCCAGAACTCCGGCTATCGCGCCTATCAGGCCGGCAGCGGTCTGTACGGCCAGTCGGCCTCGCTGTTCTGGACCCATCAGTTTGATCCGCACTGGGCCGCCACACTCAGCGGCAGCTATACCCGCCTGAACGATAAAGCCTCGAACAGCCCCATCGTGTTTCGCGCCGACCAGGGCGAAGGCACATTTGCCGTTACCTATACGTTCTAA
- a CDS encoding response regulator: MSPKRILIIEDDTDAASVLEAYLKRDNFQVLLAGDGLNGLDMAQRLKPDLILLDVMLPGMNGTEVLAALRRKSDVPVIMVTAMGDDTDKIGALRYGADDYVTKPYHPGEVVARVQAVLRRTCGAMTPGRSLTFGALEVDQDAMVATVADAQSQRQPLDLTPTEFSLLATLLRAQTRAFSRQELLEACLPDSDALERVVDTHIYNLRKKLEAVGIGGVLLTVRAVGYRFR, translated from the coding sequence ATGAGTCCGAAACGCATTCTGATAATCGAAGATGACACGGATGCTGCCAGCGTGCTGGAAGCTTACCTGAAACGCGACAATTTTCAGGTGTTGCTGGCGGGTGATGGGCTGAACGGGCTGGATATGGCTCAGCGCCTGAAACCGGATCTGATCCTGCTGGATGTGATGCTACCGGGCATGAACGGCACCGAAGTGCTGGCCGCCCTGCGCCGCAAAAGCGATGTGCCGGTGATCATGGTCACCGCTATGGGGGACGATACCGATAAGATCGGCGCGCTGCGGTACGGCGCGGACGATTACGTGACGAAGCCCTACCATCCCGGCGAGGTGGTGGCGCGCGTGCAGGCGGTGTTGCGGCGTACCTGCGGCGCGATGACGCCCGGCCGATCGTTGACCTTCGGGGCGCTGGAGGTAGATCAGGATGCGATGGTCGCTACCGTGGCCGATGCGCAGAGCCAGCGCCAGCCACTGGATCTGACGCCGACGGAATTCAGCCTGTTGGCCACTCTGCTACGCGCTCAGACCCGCGCCTTTTCCCGTCAGGAATTGCTGGAGGCGTGCCTGCCGGACAGCGATGCGCTGGAGCGGGTGGTGGATACCCATATTTATAATCTGCGCAAAAAGCTGGAGGCGGTCGGCATTGGCGGGGTGCTGCTGACGGTGCGCGCGGTTGGTTACAGGTTCCGTTAG
- a CDS encoding sensor histidine kinase, translated as MNNLPHLSLWRWLCLRIFSLAIGSMVLIAICMWLRYAIWNLWVIHSMPEAVRHEFAALQSNPDLNRIRYYEILDTWYGPKSFDLSIASEDWMTLGILVLVAIPLIVMLGMWATRPLSVQFSQLAVAARAVARGQFATRARMVPGAPAELTLLTRDFNVMTAQLERYERELHASHVAMAHELRSPLTAAMGRLQGMLDGVFEPDAQQLQMVMNQMLNLNRLIEDLHLLSMASAGQLVIDKTRLNPVELLRDRIAWLKPNAEAAGFAITLHADEEGDCLADPLRLGQVFTILMDNALRYAVEGKAQHIDVVRRQNRWRIRFRDYGPGVSEVFLPYIFERFSRADTSRARHSGGSGLGLSIALAICEALGGSLTAENHLEGGMCFILELPTA; from the coding sequence ATGAATAACCTGCCTCATCTTTCGCTGTGGCGCTGGCTTTGCCTGCGTATTTTTTCACTGGCGATTGGCTCAATGGTGCTGATCGCTATCTGTATGTGGTTGCGGTACGCCATTTGGAATCTGTGGGTTATCCACAGCATGCCGGAAGCGGTCCGTCATGAGTTCGCCGCATTACAGAGCAACCCTGATCTGAACCGCATCCGTTACTACGAGATTCTGGATACCTGGTATGGTCCTAAATCTTTCGACCTGTCTATTGCCTCCGAAGACTGGATGACTCTGGGAATATTGGTGTTGGTCGCTATCCCGCTGATCGTGATGCTGGGAATGTGGGCCACCCGGCCGTTGTCGGTGCAGTTCAGTCAACTGGCGGTAGCAGCGCGCGCGGTGGCGCGCGGGCAGTTCGCCACCCGCGCTCGCATGGTGCCGGGCGCGCCGGCGGAGCTGACGCTGCTGACCCGTGATTTCAACGTCATGACCGCTCAACTGGAGCGGTACGAGCGGGAACTGCACGCGTCGCATGTGGCGATGGCGCACGAGCTGCGTTCACCGCTAACCGCCGCGATGGGCCGGCTACAAGGGATGCTGGACGGTGTGTTCGAGCCTGATGCCCAACAACTGCAGATGGTGATGAACCAGATGCTCAATCTCAACCGTCTGATTGAGGATCTTCATCTGTTATCGATGGCCAGCGCCGGTCAACTGGTTATCGATAAAACCCGGCTGAACCCGGTGGAACTGCTGCGCGACCGTATTGCCTGGCTGAAACCGAATGCCGAAGCGGCGGGTTTTGCCATTACGCTGCACGCCGATGAGGAGGGGGATTGTCTGGCGGACCCGCTCCGGCTGGGGCAGGTATTCACCATCCTGATGGACAATGCACTGCGCTACGCGGTCGAGGGTAAGGCGCAGCACATTGACGTGGTGCGGCGGCAGAATCGCTGGCGGATCCGCTTTCGTGACTACGGCCCCGGCGTGAGCGAGGTCTTCCTGCCGTATATTTTCGAGCGCTTTTCCCGCGCCGATACGTCGCGGGCGCGCCATTCCGGCGGTAGCGGGCTGGGATTGTCGATCGCCCTGGCGATTTGCGAGGCGCTCGGCGGCAGCCTGACGGCGGAAAATCACCTGGAGGGCGGCATGTGTTTTATTCTCGAACTACCGACGGCATGA
- a CDS encoding efflux RND transporter periplasmic adaptor subunit produces the protein MINAESTFCTLNHVACRGGNAFLRVGGLGALLLAASLLSGCNDASSEQASEPPRPVRTVTVEPSATGEVLSQIGEIRPTEETALGFRLDGRVVSRAVDVGAIVKEGDVIATLDARDSENQLQSARADLTRATAAERLAEQNLSRMKQLAPNGAISRSQLDEAQSNWASAVSVRESAQASVKSAQDRLGYTRLLAPVAGVITAVSANPGQVVNAGQEVVRLATFAGRDAVFNVSERLITSGLKDPLVMVSLLSNPAIKTQGHVRDVSPLADAETRTWRVRVSLIEPPKEMVLGATVQGEVTLPGGNAIALPASALTRQGDNPAVFVVDPQTQTLRLQPITLRHYSDSQIVVADGLSTGDKVVTAGVSKLRAGEKVTLAEAK, from the coding sequence ATGATAAATGCAGAGTCCACCTTTTGTACCCTTAATCACGTAGCCTGTCGCGGAGGCAACGCGTTTTTACGCGTCGGTGGGCTGGGAGCCTTGCTACTGGCCGCAAGCCTGCTGTCCGGTTGCAACGACGCCAGCAGCGAGCAGGCTTCCGAGCCGCCGCGCCCGGTTCGCACGGTTACCGTCGAGCCGTCCGCCACCGGTGAGGTGTTATCGCAGATCGGGGAAATCCGCCCGACCGAAGAGACCGCGCTGGGGTTCCGTCTGGATGGGCGGGTGGTTTCGCGTGCGGTGGATGTGGGCGCAATCGTAAAGGAAGGCGATGTGATCGCCACGCTGGATGCCCGCGACAGCGAAAACCAACTACAGAGCGCCAGAGCGGACCTGACCCGCGCGACGGCGGCGGAACGGCTGGCGGAGCAGAACCTTAGCCGTATGAAACAGCTGGCTCCCAACGGCGCCATTTCCCGTTCGCAACTGGATGAGGCACAGTCGAACTGGGCCTCGGCGGTATCCGTGCGTGAAAGCGCCCAGGCCAGCGTCAAAAGCGCGCAGGATCGTCTGGGTTATACCCGGTTGTTAGCCCCGGTCGCCGGCGTGATCACCGCGGTCAGCGCCAACCCCGGTCAGGTGGTGAACGCCGGGCAGGAAGTGGTACGGCTGGCGACCTTCGCCGGCCGCGACGCGGTGTTCAATGTCTCCGAACGTCTCATCACCAGCGGCCTGAAAGATCCGCTGGTGATGGTTTCCCTGCTGTCCAACCCGGCGATCAAAACCCAAGGGCATGTGCGTGACGTCAGCCCGCTGGCCGATGCCGAAACCCGCACCTGGCGAGTACGCGTCTCGCTGATTGAACCGCCGAAAGAGATGGTGCTAGGCGCCACCGTACAGGGTGAGGTAACGCTGCCCGGTGGTAATGCCATTGCGCTGCCGGCGTCGGCGCTGACCCGTCAGGGCGATAATCCTGCGGTGTTTGTGGTCGACCCGCAGACGCAGACGCTGCGGCTGCAACCGATCACTCTGCGTCATTACAGCGATTCGCAGATCGTTGTCGCCGACGGCCTGTCCACCGGTGACAAGGTGGTCACGGCCGGCGTCAGCAAACTGCGGGCGGGCGAGAAGGTTACGCTGGCGGAGGCGAAATAA
- a CDS encoding efflux RND transporter permease subunit yields MSSGLKQKWNLSAWALAHQQLVAFFMLVIVAAGVMSYERLPRNEDPAFTIKTAVVSASWPGATVQDTVSFVTDVLEKKLQETPYLDFIESYSRPGEAVIFVNLRDSTPPSEVKGIWYTIRKKMKDITPSLPDGVGEPAVNDEFDDTFGTIYGFTADGYSPRELRDKVDDIRTELLATPNVGKIDVLGVQEEQIVVAFSPRQLAGMGLDLQQVTAALQAQNAVSPTGTIRTASDKVELRVSGAFVSEESLRQVTLRIGGRFIPLTDIATVHRQAAEPPSPAFRVNGQPAIGLAISMAPTGNMLDFGQALRSKMATISASLPHGIEVTNVADQSSVVKSSVNGFVKVLLEAVVIVLAVSFVSLGSRAGLVVAASIPIVLAMTFTGMEIAGIGLQRISLGALIIALGLLVDDAMITVEAMVSSLEKGEAREQAATRAYETTAFPMLTGTLVMVAGFIPVGFAASSAGEYCYSLFIVVLISLLSSWVVAVLFSPLIGVWLLPKVMKAHDHNAGRLSRAYDRLLSTALRYRGRTLWLSLALLALAVWAAGRLEGEFFPASDRPELLVSLTLPRNASQEATEREVVRLEQSLKNDPDLDHFSTYVGSGAVRFYLPMDVLLQNENIAQLVVVAKGLKERDALRARLEKRLQQDFSHLVTRVSPLELGPPVGWPLKYRLAGPDIDKVREYATGLATLIGNNPDAREVNLTAGEPERAIRIDVNQTEARAVGISSQDVASALATIFSGSAVTSVRDRNRMVAVVVRARDEERQNLDTVASLQLRAANGQRVPLGQIASVGYGVDEPIIWRRQRLPFITVQTNLAPGVSAQTLSTTLAPQVAAYQAALPAGYHIEEGGSVAESNKGNNSVYQVLPVTLLVMLILLMVQLQRFSRMMLALLMAPFGLIGVVAAMLPTGTPMGFVALLGVIALAGMIIRNAVILISEVDTNTAAGMPINEAIIHAARHRSRPILLTALAAILGMIPIATQVFWGPMAYAIIGGLIVATLLTLTVLPAAISLVMQWETRRKTQG; encoded by the coding sequence ATGTCATCCGGACTGAAACAGAAGTGGAACCTCTCCGCCTGGGCACTGGCCCATCAGCAACTGGTGGCTTTTTTTATGCTGGTGATTGTGGCGGCGGGCGTCATGAGCTACGAACGTCTGCCGCGCAACGAAGACCCGGCATTTACCATCAAAACTGCGGTGGTGTCCGCCAGTTGGCCGGGCGCCACGGTGCAGGACACCGTCAGTTTCGTGACCGATGTGCTGGAAAAGAAACTGCAGGAAACCCCTTACCTTGATTTTATTGAGAGTTACAGCCGCCCCGGCGAAGCGGTGATTTTCGTCAACCTGCGCGACAGCACGCCGCCGTCCGAGGTAAAGGGCATTTGGTACACCATCCGCAAAAAGATGAAGGACATTACCCCCAGTCTGCCCGACGGGGTGGGCGAGCCGGCGGTCAACGACGAGTTCGACGATACCTTCGGCACGATTTATGGCTTTACCGCCGACGGTTACTCGCCGCGTGAGCTGCGCGACAAGGTGGATGATATCCGTACTGAACTGCTCGCCACGCCGAATGTCGGCAAAATTGATGTGCTGGGCGTGCAGGAAGAGCAAATCGTGGTCGCGTTTTCCCCGCGGCAACTGGCTGGCATGGGGTTGGACCTGCAACAGGTGACGGCGGCGTTACAGGCGCAAAACGCCGTCAGTCCGACCGGGACTATTCGTACTGCGAGCGACAAGGTGGAACTGCGCGTCAGCGGTGCGTTTGTTTCCGAAGAGAGCCTGCGTCAGGTGACGCTGCGCATCGGCGGGCGCTTTATCCCGCTGACCGATATCGCCACGGTTCACCGTCAGGCGGCGGAGCCGCCGTCGCCGGCGTTTCGCGTCAATGGGCAGCCGGCTATCGGACTGGCGATCTCAATGGCGCCGACCGGCAACATGCTGGATTTCGGTCAGGCGTTGCGCAGCAAAATGGCGACGATTAGCGCATCGCTGCCGCACGGCATCGAGGTCACCAACGTGGCGGACCAGTCATCGGTGGTGAAATCCTCGGTTAACGGTTTCGTCAAGGTGTTGCTGGAAGCGGTGGTGATCGTGCTGGCGGTGTCGTTCGTCTCGCTGGGTAGCCGCGCCGGGCTGGTGGTGGCCGCGTCGATTCCGATTGTGCTGGCGATGACGTTCACCGGCATGGAGATAGCCGGTATCGGCTTGCAGCGCATTTCGCTGGGCGCTCTGATTATCGCGCTCGGGCTGCTGGTGGACGACGCCATGATCACGGTAGAGGCGATGGTGTCCAGCCTGGAAAAGGGCGAGGCCCGCGAGCAGGCCGCCACCCGCGCCTACGAAACCACCGCGTTTCCGATGCTGACCGGTACGCTGGTGATGGTGGCGGGTTTCATTCCGGTCGGATTTGCCGCCTCCAGCGCCGGCGAGTACTGCTACTCGCTGTTTATTGTGGTGCTGATTTCGCTTCTCAGCTCCTGGGTAGTGGCGGTTTTGTTCTCGCCGCTGATTGGCGTCTGGCTGCTGCCGAAGGTGATGAAAGCCCATGATCACAACGCCGGCCGCCTGTCGCGGGCGTATGACCGTTTGTTGTCGACGGCGCTGCGCTATCGCGGCCGCACGCTGTGGTTATCGTTGGCGCTGCTGGCGCTGGCGGTATGGGCCGCCGGTCGGCTGGAAGGTGAGTTTTTCCCAGCGTCGGACCGGCCGGAACTGCTGGTCAGCCTGACGCTGCCGCGCAACGCATCGCAGGAAGCTACCGAACGGGAAGTCGTGCGGCTGGAGCAGTCGCTGAAGAACGATCCGGATCTGGATCATTTCTCCACCTATGTCGGGTCCGGCGCGGTGCGTTTCTATTTACCGATGGACGTGTTGTTGCAGAATGAAAACATCGCGCAGCTGGTAGTGGTGGCGAAAGGGCTAAAAGAACGGGATGCGCTGCGCGCCCGGCTGGAAAAACGCCTGCAGCAGGATTTCAGCCACCTGGTGACCCGCGTGTCGCCGCTGGAACTGGGGCCGCCGGTCGGCTGGCCGCTTAAGTACCGGCTCGCCGGGCCGGATATCGACAAGGTGCGCGAGTACGCTACCGGACTGGCGACGTTGATCGGCAACAACCCTGATGCACGTGAGGTTAACCTGACCGCCGGTGAACCGGAGCGCGCCATCCGCATCGACGTCAACCAGACTGAAGCGCGGGCGGTGGGCATCAGCTCACAGGATGTGGCCAGCGCGCTGGCGACTATTTTCTCCGGTTCGGCCGTGACCAGCGTACGCGATCGCAACCGGATGGTGGCGGTGGTGGTGCGCGCCCGGGATGAGGAACGTCAGAATCTGGATACCGTCGCCAGCCTGCAACTGCGCGCCGCTAACGGCCAGCGGGTGCCGCTGGGGCAGATTGCTTCCGTCGGGTATGGTGTGGATGAGCCGATCATCTGGCGCCGGCAGCGTTTGCCGTTTATCACTGTGCAGACCAACCTGGCGCCGGGCGTGAGCGCTCAGACCTTATCGACCACGCTGGCGCCGCAGGTGGCGGCCTATCAGGCGGCGTTGCCGGCCGGTTATCACATTGAAGAAGGCGGGTCGGTGGCGGAGTCCAACAAGGGTAACAATTCGGTGTATCAGGTGTTGCCGGTGACGCTGCTGGTGATGCTGATTTTGCTGATGGTGCAGTTGCAGCGCTTCTCGCGCATGATGCTGGCGCTGCTGATGGCGCCGTTTGGGCTGATTGGCGTGGTGGCGGCGATGTTGCCGACCGGTACGCCGATGGGCTTCGTCGCCTTGCTGGGGGTGATCGCGCTGGCGGGGATGATCATCCGTAACGCGGTGATCCTGATCAGCGAAGTGGACACCAACACGGCGGCGGGCATGCCGATCAACGAGGCGATTATCCATGCAGCCCGCCACCGTTCCCGTCCGATTCTGTTGACCGCGCTGGCGGCGATTTTGGGGATGATCCCGATCGCTACCCAGGTATTCTGGGGGCCGATGGCCTACGCCATCATCGGTGGGTTGATCGTCGCCACGCTGCTGACGCTGACGGTGTTGCCAGCGGCGATCAGCCTGGTGATGCAGTGGGAAACGCGCCGAAAAACGCAGGGGTAA
- a CDS encoding conjugal transfer protein TraF yields MHKKSLVRAMTVAGLFSPAITFAAGTWSDARNDAMGGTGVASSHYGSAALANPALLTKAQASDNVSLILPSVGVVVSDPDKVEDKFDRIKNSWDSIKDVLNSSSGITNPLLRRLALQQGISSFQSLRSDLHSINDDRAYGDAAAATVVAVPNETLPFAVVVKGWGVANAKAVVTDRDLAYLDSVAAGTTIPTSADLNNFTSRAEGAGALVTEYGVAMAKAFSIAGQPVSVGITPKLQRIDTYNYIASINNYSTSDFRNSEFKKSSSGANLDLGFSTDLTSRWSAGLVAQNLIDRRIDTKEVQGIQRTFHLRPQVTAGTAWSTETLTLATDIDLTPASGFDSEKKNQYAGVGAEYRVLSWAQLRVGYRANMRDSDKNLVTAGLGLSPFGVHLDLTGMVGTESKHTYGAAAKLSFTF; encoded by the coding sequence ATGCATAAAAAATCACTTGTCCGCGCCATGACGGTAGCGGGTCTGTTTTCTCCTGCCATAACCTTTGCCGCCGGAACCTGGTCAGATGCCAGGAATGACGCCATGGGCGGAACCGGGGTCGCCTCGTCGCACTACGGCTCCGCCGCGCTGGCCAACCCGGCGCTGCTGACCAAAGCGCAAGCCAGCGACAACGTCAGCCTGATCCTGCCTTCGGTAGGCGTGGTGGTGTCCGACCCCGACAAAGTGGAAGATAAGTTCGACCGCATCAAAAACAGTTGGGATAGTATCAAAGACGTGCTGAATTCCAGCAGCGGTATCACCAATCCGCTATTGCGTCGGCTGGCGCTGCAACAGGGCATCTCCTCCTTCCAGTCGCTGAGAAGCGATTTGCATAGCATCAATGACGATCGCGCTTACGGCGATGCCGCCGCCGCTACCGTGGTGGCGGTTCCCAACGAAACGTTGCCTTTCGCCGTCGTCGTCAAAGGTTGGGGCGTGGCGAATGCCAAGGCCGTGGTGACCGACCGCGATCTGGCCTATCTGGATAGCGTGGCGGCCGGCACCACCATTCCGACCTCGGCCGACCTGAACAATTTCACCTCCCGGGCCGAAGGCGCAGGCGCGCTGGTGACCGAATACGGCGTAGCGATGGCGAAAGCGTTCAGCATCGCCGGTCAGCCAGTCTCCGTGGGTATCACCCCCAAACTGCAACGGATCGACACCTATAACTATATTGCGTCGATCAATAACTACAGCACCTCCGATTTCCGCAATTCGGAATTCAAGAAATCCAGCTCCGGCGCCAACCTGGATCTCGGTTTCAGTACCGATCTGACATCGCGCTGGAGCGCCGGGTTGGTGGCGCAGAACCTGATTGACCGCCGCATCGACACCAAAGAGGTGCAAGGCATACAGAGAACCTTCCACCTTCGGCCGCAGGTCACCGCGGGCACCGCCTGGAGCACGGAAACGCTGACGCTGGCCACCGATATCGACCTGACGCCCGCCAGCGGTTTTGATTCCGAGAAGAAAAACCAGTACGCCGGGGTAGGTGCGGAATACCGCGTGCTGTCCTGGGCGCAACTGCGCGTCGGTTACCGCGCCAATATGCGCGACAGCGACAAGAATCTGGTCACCGCCGGTCTCGGCCTGTCGCCGTTTGGCGTACACCTTGACCTGACCGGCATGGTCGGCACCGAAAGCAAACACACCTACGGTGCCGCCGCCAAACTGAGCTTTACCTTCTGA
- a CDS encoding winged helix-turn-helix transcriptional regulator encodes MRTIEKFQRGDLLVAACPSRGVLQHITSRWGILILIVLESKTLRFSELRRLINGVSERMLAQTLQCLEGDGLINRVAYDVVPPHVEYSLTPLGKEAAEKVRVLVDWIEESMPRIAEHWRESGTARSRKTSA; translated from the coding sequence ATGCGGACAATCGAAAAATTTCAGCGCGGTGACTTGCTGGTGGCAGCCTGCCCGTCACGCGGAGTGCTACAGCACATCACCAGCCGTTGGGGCATCCTGATTCTGATTGTGCTGGAATCGAAAACGCTCCGTTTCAGCGAATTGCGCCGCCTGATCAATGGCGTCAGCGAACGCATGCTGGCCCAGACATTACAGTGTCTGGAAGGCGACGGCCTGATCAACCGGGTGGCTTATGACGTGGTGCCGCCGCACGTGGAATACAGCCTGACCCCGCTGGGGAAAGAAGCCGCGGAGAAGGTGCGGGTGCTGGTGGACTGGATTGAAGAAAGCATGCCGCGTATCGCTGAACATTGGCGCGAGTCAGGGACGGCGCGATCGCGGAAAACGTCTGCCTGA